The Roseomonas haemaphysalidis genome segment CAGGATGTCTGGTCCGCCAGCTTGGGCTGGTGGCCGGCGGAAAGCCTGCGCGCCCTGCTGCAATACCAGCACGCCCGCGTCACCGGCGGCGAGGACCCGCACCGCTTCCAGGCGGTGACGCTGCGGTTGCAATTCCGGCTGGATTGACCGGGCAGGGGCGGGCGCGGGGCCTTATGGCCCCGGCCTGTTCCCCGCCACCTCGCGCGATTGCCCCTGGAACAGGGCCACCACCTTGCCCGCCGCGTCGGTGACGCGCACCTCGTAGACCCCGCTGCGCCCGGCCTCCGCCACCAGCCGCGCGGCGGCCGTGACGGTTTCGCCCACCTGACCGGGGCGGAGATAGGTGATGGTGCAGGCCTGCCCCACCGTGGGGCGCCCGAAGCTGTTGCAGGCAAAGGCGAAGGCGCTGTCCGCCAGCGCGAACAGAAAGCCGCCGTGGCAGGCGCCGAAGCCGTTGGCCATGCGGGGCTCGATACGCATGGCCAGATCGGCCTCGCCGGGGGCGACGCGGACCAGGCGCAGGCCGAGCCCCTGGCTGGCGGCGTCGGCTTGCCACATCGCCTGGGCGGAGGCCTCGGCGACAGCCTGCGGGTCGGGTTCGGTCATCGGCGGCTCCTGTGCCGGTGAAGGTCACATTCACCGGACGGACGGTCAATGCGGCGGGCTGGCGCGGCGGCGGTGCTCGGCTAGAAAGGCAACATGACCGCGGCCCCGTTGCAGGAGATCCTGCGCCATCTCAACAGCGCGCCGTCGCGCACCTGGTCGCTGGTCATCACCCTGTTCGGCGACGCGGTGGTGCCGCGCGGCGGCGCCATTGGGCTGGCGACGCTGACGGAGATCCTGCGCGCCATGGGCGTGGCGGATGGCGCGGTGCGCACCGCGATGTCGCGCCTGTCGGCCGATGGCTGGCTGGACCGCGCGCGCCAGGGCCGCAACAGCTTCTACCAGCTCGCGGCCAAGGGGGAGGCGGTGTTCGCCGAGGCCGCCGCGCGCATCTATGGCCCGCCGCCGCCGGCGGGTGCCGCCATCCGGCTGCGCCTGGTGCTGGCGGACACGGCGGACGCGCGCGCCGCCCTGCAGCGGGCCGGCTTCGGCACGCCACTGGGCGGCCTGTGGCTGGCGCCCGAGGCATGGCCGGTGCCGCCGGAAGCCGCCGGCGGCGCCATTGTCCTGCTGGCGGAGGCAGCGGACGGGGACGCCGCGCGGCTGGCGGCGCAGTCCTGGCCGCTGCCGGCGCTGGCGGAAAGCTATCGGCATTTCATCGCGGCCTTTGCCCCGCTGGAAGCGTGGCTGGACCAGGGCCATTCCCTGCCGGGGCTTCAGGCGCTGGTGGCCCGGGTGTTGTTGGTCCACGAATACCGCCGGCTGGTGCTGCGCCACCCGCCGCTGCCGCTGGCCCTGCAACCCGCCGAATGGCCCGGCGAGGCGGCGCGGGCGCTGTGCGGGCGGCTTTACCCGGCGCTGCTGCCGGCTTCGGAAGCTTGGCTGGACAGGCATGGGCTGCACGCGGAAGGACCGCTGCCGCCGGCCGGGCCGGGCTTGACAGAGCGTTTCGCGAACCGCTGAAGCGTTACCGAATTTCCTTTAAATCGGCCTGGAATGTTTTATATTCCTCGAAACGGGATCAGATCCCGAGGAGGACCGGCCATGTACACCCAGGCGCTGAACAGCCGCGACGACGCCCCCGCCATCCGCCCGGCGGAGGAGATCGAGCAGGAAGCCCGCTTCCAGGCGCGCGTCGATGCCGAAGAGCGGATCGAGGCCAACGACTGGATGCCGGCCGCCTACCGCAAGACGCTGGTGCGGCAGATCTCGCAGCATGCGCATTCCGAGATCATCGGCATGCTGCCCGAGGGCAACTGGCTGACCCGCGCCCCCAGCCTGCGCCGCAAGGCCGCCCTGCTGGCCAAGGTGCAGGACGAGTGCGGCCACGGCCTGTACCTTTATGCCGCCGCCGAGACGCTGGGCGTTTCGCGGGAAGAGGTGACGGAGCAGCTCTTGTCCGGCCGCGCCAAGTATTCCTCCATCTTCAACTACCCGACGCTGACCTGGGCGGATATCGGCGCCATCGGCTGGCTGGTGGATGGCGCGGCGATCATGAACCAGATCCCGCTGTGCCGCTGCTCCTACGGCCCTTATGCGCGCGCGATGATCCGCGTGTGCAAGGAGGAAAGCTTCCATCAGCGCCAGGGCTTCGAGATCATGCTGACGCTGTGCCGCGGCACGCCGGAGCAGAAGGCGATGGCGCAGGACGCGCTGAACCGCTGGTGGTGGCAGTGCCTGATGATGTTCGGCCCGCCGGACAGCGCCAGCCAGCATTCCGACCAGTCCACCCGCTGGAAGATCAAGCGCTTCTCCAACGACGAGCTGCGCCAGAAGTTCGTGGATGCCACGGTGCCGCAGGCGCAGTTCCTGGGCCTGACGCTGCCCGACCCCGAGCTGCGCTTCGTGCCGAACGCGGAGGGCGAGGGCGGCCACTGGCACTACGGCGCCATCGACTGGGACGAGTTCAGGCAGGTGCTGGCCGGCAACGGCCCCTGCAACCGTGACCGTCTGGCCACCCGCAACAAGGCGCATGACGAGGGCGAGTGGGTGCGCGAGGCCGCCATGGCCCACGCCGCCAAGCGCCAGGCCCGAGAGAAGGAGGCCGCGTGATGAGCAAGACCGTCACGCCGCTCTGGGAAGTCTTCATCCGCAGCCGCAACGGCATGGCGCACAAGCATGTCGGCTCGCTGCACGCGGCGGACAGCACGCTCGCGCTGCAGGCGGCGCGCGACATCTATACGCGGCGCGGCGAGGGGCTGTCGGTCTGGGTGGTGCCGTCCTCCGCCATCACCGCCTCCGACCCCGGCGACAAGGGCATGATGTTCGAGCCGGCGGAAAGCAAGATCTACCGCCACCCGACCTTCTACGACGTGCCGGACGAAGTGGGGCACATGTGATGGCCGCCACCACCAACATCCGCGTCACGGAAACGCCGCTGGTGCTCTACGCCCTGCGCCGCGCCGACGACGCGCTGGTGCTGGGCCACCGCCTGTCCGAATGGTGCGGCCGCGGGCCGGCGCTGGAGGAGGACATGGCACTGGCCAACATCGGGCTGGACCTGCTGGGCCAAGCCCGCTCGCTCTACGCCTATGCCGCCGAGGTCGAGGCCGCCGGCCACGACGAGGACGGCTACGCCTATCTCCGCGAGGCGCCGCAATACCGCAACCTCTTGCTGGCCGAGCTGCCGAACGGCGACTTCGCCCGCACCATCCTGCGCCAGTTCCTGTATGCCGCCTTCGCGGACCCGTACTGGCGGGCGATGATGCGCTCCACCGACCCGACGCTCGCCGCCGTCGCCGCCAAGTCGGAGAAGGAAACCGCCTACCACCTGCGGCACACCGCCGAATGGGTGATCCGCCTGGGCGACGGCACCGGGGAAAGCCACCGCCGCATCGCGCAGGCGCTGGATGATCTCTGGCCCTATACCGGCGAGATGTTCGAGGCCGATGCCGCCGAGCATGCGCTGGTCGAGAGCGGCGCCGTGCTGGACCCGGCCGCTTTCCGCGCGGAATGGGAGCGCACGGTCGCGGACGTCCTGTCCCAGGCGACGCTGGCGGTGCCGCCTTCGGGCTGGATGCAGAAGGGCGGCCGCACCGGGCGGCACAGCGAGCACCTGGGCCACCTGCTGGCCGAGATGCAGTCCGTCGCCCGCGCGCATCCCGGCGCCACCTGGTGATGGAGGACGCGGCGCTGCGCCAACGCGCCATCGAGGCCGCGAGCACGGTGGTGGACCCGGAGATTCCGGTGCTGACCATCGCCGACCTCGGCGTGCTGCGGGCAGTGGTGGTGGATGGCGGGCGTGTGCGCGTCGACATCACGCCCACCTATTCCGGCTGCCCGGCGATGAACATGATCGCGGTCGAGATCGATCTGGCACTCGCCCGCGCTGGCATCGACGGTGCCGAGGTCCGCACCGTGCTGTCCCCCGCCTGGACCACCGACTGGATGACCGAGGACGGCCGCCGCAAGCTGCGCGACTACGGCGTGGCACCACCGCAGAAGGGGCAGGGGCGGCGCGCGCTGTTCGGCCGTGACACGGTGGAATGTCCGCAATGCGGCTCCACCGACACCACGCAGTTGGCCGAGTTCGGCTCCACCTCCTGCAAGGCGTTGTGGCGCTGCGAGACGTGCCGCGAGCCCTTCGACTACTTCAAATGTCACTGACGGAGGCTGGCATGTCCGCCACGGCACCGCGCTTTCACCGCCTCCGCATCGCTGACCTGAAGCGGGAAACGCCGGAAGCCGTTTCCATCGCCTTTGCCGTGCCGGACGAGATGCGCGGCGCCTATGCCTTCGCCCCCGGCCAGTACCTGACGCTGCGCGCCACGCTGGACGGCGAGGACCTGCGCCGTTCCTATTCCATCTGTTCCGGCCCCGACGACGGCGAGCTGCGCATCGCGGTCAAGCAGGTGGAAGGCGGCACCTTCTCCACCTGGGCCAACACGGCGCTGCACGCCGGCGACGAGCTGGAGGTGATGACCCCCACCGGCCGCTTCGGCATCGCCCACGCGCCGGCCGAGGCGCGCACGCATGTCGGCTTCGCCGCCGGCTCCGGCATCACGCCCATCCTGTCCATCGCCCGCGGCATCCTGGCGCGCGAGCCAAACAGCCGCTTCTTCCTGTTCTACGGCAACCGCAACCCGCGCGAGATGCTGTTCCGCGAGCAGCTGGAGGAGCTGAAGGACCGCTTCCTCGGCCGCTTCGCGGTGTTCCACGTGCTGTCGCAGGAGGAACAGGACATCCCCATCCTGAACGGCCGCCTGGACGGCGAGAAGGTGCGCGTGCTGCTGCGCCACATGGTGCCGGCCGAACAGGTGGACCATGTCTTCGTCTGCGGCCCCACCGGCATGAGCGAGGAGATCGAGGCCACGCTGCGCGCGATCGGCGTGCCGGACGAGCGCGTGCATATCGAGCGCTTCGTTTCGGCGCTCGGCGGCAGGCCGCGTCCGAAGCCGGTGCCGGACGCCGCGCGAGCTGAGGCGGCGCACCGCGTCGCTTCCCTGATCGTCGACGGCAACCGGCGCGACGTGCCGGTGGCGGAAGGCGAGGCCATCCTGGACGCCGCGCTGCGCGCCGGGCTGGACCTGCCCTATGCCTGCAAGGGCGGCATGTGCAGCACCTGCCGCGCCAAGGTGGTGGAAGGCACGGTGGAGATGGACGTGAACTACTCTCTGGAGCCCTGGGAAACCCGGGCCGGCTTCGTGCTGACCTGCCAGGCGCACCCGACGAGCGAGCGGGTGGTGATCGACTACGACCAGATGTGAGGAAAGGCCGGGGGAAGGAATTCCCCCGGGCCCCCATCTTTTTTCTGCCATTTGGCGCTGCCGGCGCCGGGGGCGCCTGTGGCAGTTTCACATGGCCGCGCGCGGGGCGGCCTTTCCCCTCCCGCATGCAAACTCGGGAAAAGAAAAGAAGGGGCCCGGAGAATTCCTTCCCCGGCCTTGCTTCCTACCGTTCCCGCTTGTCGATCACCCGCCGCATCTTGCCCAGCGAGCGTTCCACGCCCCCCGGCTGCTCGATCACCACGGTGGTCGTCACGCCGATGGTGTTCTTGATCTGCTCGACCAGCGCCTTCGCATCCGCGAGCAGCCCTTCGCCGTCCCACAGCCCCGGGCGGCATTCGGCGTGGATGGCCATGCAGTCCATCCGCCCCTGCGTGGACAGGCGGATCTGGAAGTGGCCGCTGCACCAGTCCTGCGCCAGCAGGGCTTCCTCCACCTGGGAGGGAAAGATGTTGACCCCGCGCAGGATGATCATGTCGTCGGACCGGCCGGTGACCTTTTCCATGCGCCGCATGCCGGGGCGGGCGGTGCCGGGCAGCAGCCGCGTCAGGTCCCGCGTGCGGTAGCGGATGACGGGCTGTCCTTCCTTTGTCAGCGTGGTGAAGACCAGCTCGCCCTTGTCCCCATCCGGCAGCACGGCGCCGGTGTCGGGGTCGATCACTTCGGGGAAGAAGTGGTCTTCCCAGATGTGCAGGCCGTCCTTGGTGTCCACGCATTCCTGCGCCACGCCCGGGCCCATGACTTCCGAAAGCCCGTAGATGTCGACGGCCTGCATGTCGAAGGCCTGTTCGATCTCGGCGCGCATGGCATTGGTCCAGGGCTCGGCGCCGAAGATGCCGATTTTGAGCGAGGACTGGCGCGGGTCCAGCCCCTGGCGGCGGAACTCGTCGAGGATGGCCAGCATGTAGGAGGGCGTGACCATGATGATCTCGGGCCGGAAGTCGTGGATCAGCTGCACCTGCCGCTCGGTCATGCCCCCCGACATCGGGATCACGGTGCAGCCCAGCTTTTCCGCGCCGTAATGCGCGCCGAGGCCGCCGGTGAACAGCCCGTAGCCATAGGCGTTGTGCAGCTTCATGCCGGGCCGGCCGCCGGCGGCGTAGATGCTGCGGGCCATCAGGTCCGCCCAGCAGTCGATGTCGCCCTGGGTGTAGCCGACGACGATGGGCTTGCCCGTGGTGCCGGAGGAGCCGTGGATGCGGGCAATCCGTTCCTGCGGCACCGCCAGCAGGCCGAAGGGGTAGTTGTCGCGCAGGTCCGCCTTGGTGGTGAAGGGGAACTTCGCGATGTCCTCCAGCACCTTGAAGTCGTCCGGATGCACGCCGGCGGCATCGAAGCTGCGGCGGTAGTGGGCGACGTTGCCATAGGCGTGGCGCAGGATCTTCGCCATGCGTTCCGTTTGCAGGGCGCGGATCTCGTCGCGCGGGGCCATCTCGATGGCGGTGGGGCGCGGCATGGTCGGGCTCATTGCTTGGATGTCTCCCTCAGCCGAAGCGGGGCGCGCGCTTTTCCAGAAAGGCGCGCACGCCTTCCGCATAGTCCGGTGCCGCGCCGGCCTCGCGCTGCAGGTCGCGCTCGGTGTCGAGCTGCGCGTCCAGCGACTGCGTGGCGCCGGCGTCCAGCGCCCGCTTGATGCGGGCGAGACCGGCGGTGGACTGCGCGGCCAGGCGGGCGGCGAGGTTCTCGGCTTCCAGCGTCAGCCGGTCGTCCTCCACCGCCTTCCAGATCATGCCCCATTCGGCGGCGGTGCTGGCGGGCAGGGGCTCGGCGGTCAGCATCAGCGCGCGGGCGCGGGCCTCGCCGATCAGCCGCGGCAGCAGCCAGGTGCCGCCGGAGTCCGGCACCAGCGCGATCTTGCTGAAGGACTGGATGAAGCGCGCCGACTGCGCGGCCAGCACGATGTCGCAGGCAATGGCGATGTTGGCGCCGGCCCCGGCGGCCACGCCGTTGACGGCGCAGACCACGGGCTTGGGCAGGCTGCGGATCTGGCGGATCAGCGGGTTGTAGAAGCGCTCCAGCGTGTTGCCGAGGTCGGGGGGCGGGCCCTCCCCGGGGCGGCGGTCGCCCAGGTCCTGCCCAGCGCAGAAGCCGCGTCCCTCGCCGGTCAGCAGCACGGCGCGGCAGTCGGCGGCCGTGGCGGCATCCTCCAGCGCGGCCCGCAGCGCCTGATGCAGCGCTTCGTTGAAGGCGTTCAGCTTGTCCGGCCGGTTCAAGACCAGCTTGCGCCAGCCGTCGCGCTGCTCCACGCGCAGGACCTGTTCCATCGCGCTTCCTTCCCTGTGTTTCGCCGGACCATGGATGGTCTCTTGCCAGAGCCGCAAGCGGCCTTGCGTTATTCCTTGCATTAACCGTCCGGACGGTCAAAGAATTTCAGGTGTCGTCGGACAGCACCGTCCGGGACGTGGGGAGGGGGCCTGGCTTGGCCCGCCGGAAAAAAGACCATAAAGCTGGCCTAAACCCGGCTGGAGAACGCCCGCATGAGCCAGAACGACACTGCCGTTTCCGTCACCCGCCAGGGCGGCGTGGCCCTGGTGCGGATCGACCACGCGCCGGTGAATGCCCTGTCCGGCCCGGTGCGGCGCGGCCTGCTGGCGGCGGCGCGGGCCCTGGCGGCGGATGCGGCGGTCGCGGCGGTGGTGATACACGGCGGCCCGGGCCGCTTCATCGCCGGCGCCGACATCAAGGAAATGGACCTGCCGCTGGACGAGCCGGTGCTGCCGGAGGTGATCGCCGCCATCGAGGCGATCCCGCAACCGGTGGTCGCCGCCATCGACGGCGCGGCGCTCGGCGGCGGGCTGGAAATTGCCATGGCCTGCGACCTGCGGCTGGCAGCACCCAAGGCCAGCGTCGGGCTGGTGGAAACGCGTCTCGGCATCATCCCCGGCTCTGGCGGCACGCAGCGGCTGCCGCGCCTGGTCGGCACCGCCAAGGCGATCGAGCTGATCGGCCAGGCCCGCGTGCTCCGCGCGCCGGAGGCCGTGGCGCTGGGCATCCTGGACGCGGTGGTGGAGGGCGACCTGCTGGCCGAGGCGGTGCGGCAGGCGCCGTCCACCGCCAAGCGCGTCGTGTCGCGCCTGCCGGTGCCGCCGGGCGACGCGGCGGCCGAGGATGCGGCGGCGCATGCCGCGCTCAAGGCGGGCCGCGGCGTGCCCGCCATCGCCGCCGCCGTGACGCTGCTGCGCGAAACAGCCAGCATGGATTTCGCCCCCGGCTTGGCGCGGGAGCGCGCGGTGTTCCTGCCGTTGCGCGCCAGCGACGAGGCCGCCGCGCTGCGCCACCTGTTCCTGGCCGAGCGCGAGGCCGCACGCGTGCCAGGGCTGGAAGGCGTGGCGCCACGCGCCGTGGCGGCGGTGGGCGTGATCGGCGGCGGCACCATGGGCAGCGGCATCGCCATGGCGGTGGCCGATGCCGGGCTGCCGGTGGTGGTGATCGAGCGTGATGCGCAAGCCGCCGAAGCCTGCGGCACGCGGCTGCGCGAGGCCTACGATGCCCAGGCCGCCCGCGGCCGGCTGGGCGCGGCCGAGGCCGCCGCGCGCGCCGCCCGCATCCGCCCCACCGACGACTGGTCCGCCCTGGCCGATGCCGACCTGATCATCGAGGCCGCCTTCGAGGATATGTCGGTCAAGGAGGATATCTTCCGCCGGCTGGACGGCGTGGCCAAGCACGGGGCGGTGATGGCCACCAACACCTCCTACCTCGACCCCGACGCCATCGCCGCCTTCACCAGCCGGCCGCGCGACGTGCTGGGGCTGCATTTCTTCGCCCCCGCCAATGTCATGAAGCTGCTGGAAGTGGTGCATGCCGCAGACACGGCGCCGGCGGTGCTGGCCACCGGCATCGCCTTCGGCAAGAAGCTCGGCAAGCTGCCGGTGGTGTCGCGCGTGTGCGAGGGCTTCATCGGCAACCGCATCTACGCCGCCTATCGCCGCCACGCGGAATACCTGGTGATGGACGGCGCCAGCCCGGAGCAGGTGGACGCGGCCCTGCGCGACTACGGCTTCGCCATGGGACTCTTCGCGGTGGGCGACATGTCGGGGCTGGATATTGCCTGGGCCATGCGCAAGCGCCGCGCCGCCACGCGCGACCCGGCGGAACGCTACGTCGCCATCGCCGACCGGTTGTGCGAGGACGGGCGGCTGGGCCGCAAGACCGGGGCCGGCTGGTACAGCTACGCCGACGGCAAGGCCGCGCCCGACCCGGCGGTGGAGGCCATCGTCGCCGCCGAACGCCGCGCCGCCGGCGTCACGCCGCGCGCGTTCACAACAGAGCAGATCCAGCACCGGCTGCTGGCCGTCATGGCCAACGAGGGTGCGAAGATCCTGGAGGAAGGCATCGCGCTGCGGCCTTCCGACATCGACCTCGTGTTCACCAATGGCTACGGCTTCCCGCGCCTCAAGGGTGGGCCGATGTTCGCCGCCGACCGCCAGGGGCTCGGCGCCGTGCTGGCGGAGGCGGAAGCCGCCCATGCGGCCGGCGGCGCGGGCTCCGAGCCCGCCACGCTGCTGCGCGAGCTGACCGGTGATGGCACGACCTTCAAGCAATGGCAGCGCGGGCGCGCGCCCGGCTGACCGCGACAGACAGGATGGAACGCCCATGGCCCTGACACTGCAAAGCTTCGCCGAAGGCCATTGGGTGCCCGCCGGGGCGGACGCCGTGGACATCCCCAGCGCGGTGGACGGGCGCGTGGTGGCCACCGCCTCCTCCACCGGGCTGGACTTCGCGGCCATGGCGCGCTTTGCCCGCATGGTGGGCGGCCCGGCGTTGCGGGCCATGACCTTTCACCAGCGCGCCGAGCTGTTGAAGCGTCTGGCGGTGCATCTGACCGAGCGCAAGGAAGCGCTCTACGAGCTGTCCTTCGACACGGGTGCCACGCGGCGCGACAGCTGGATCGACATCGATGGCGGCATCGGCACGCTGTTCGCCTATGCCTCGCGTGGGCGCAAGGAGCTGCCGAGCGAGCGCTTCATCCTGGACGGGGCCTTCGAGCCGCTGTCGCGGCAGGGCAGCTTCGTCGGTGCGCATATCCTGTCGCCGCTGCACGGCGTGGCGGTGCACGTCAACGCCTTCAACTTTCCCTGCTGGGGACTGCTGGAAAAGCTGGCGCCCGCGCTGCTGGCCGGCATGCCGGTGATCAGCAAGCCCGCGACCTCGACCGCCTATGTGGCGCATGCGATGGTGGCGATGATCGTGGAATCCGGCATCCTGCCGCCCGGCGCGCTGCAATTCGTGGCGGGTTCCACCGGCGACCTGCTGGACCACCTGACGGGGCAGGACGTGGTGTCCTTCACCGGCTCCGCCGCCACCTCCGGCAAGCTGCGCGACCACCCTGCGGTGTCGCGCAACGCGGTGCGCTTCATCGCCGAGCGGGATTCGCTGAACGCCGCCATCCTGGGTTCCGACGCGGCGCCGGAAAGCCCGGAGTTCGACCTCTTCGTCAAGGAAGTGGCGCGGGAGATGACCGCCAAGGCCGGGCAGAAATGCACCGCCATCCGCCGCGTGATCGTGCCGCGCGCCCAGGTGCAGGCGGTGCGCGACGCGCTGGCCGCCCGGCTGGCCCGGCAGCGCATCGGCAATCCGCGTGACGAGGCGGTGACCATGGGCCCGCTGTCCAGCCAGGGCCAGCGGCGCGACGTGCGCGCCCAGGTGGCGGAGCTGGCGCGGGACGCGGAGATCGTCTTCGGCGACCCCGCGCGGGTGGAGGTGTCCGGTGCCAATGCCGAGCGCGGCGCCTTTCTCTCCCCCCTGCTGCTGCATTGCGCCGATCCGATCCGGGCCGAGCGGGTGCATCACGTCGAGGCCTTCGGGCCCGTCGCGACGTTGTTGCCTTATGACGACCTGGATCAGGCCGTCATGCTGGCGCAGCGTGGCGAGGGCAGCTTGGTCGCCTCGGCCTTTTCCTACGACCCGGCGGTGACGGAACAGCTGGTGATGGGCCTCGCGCCGTTTCACGGCCGGCTGTACCTGCTGGACCGCGACAGCGCCAAGGAAGGCACGGGCCACGGCTCCCCCCTGCCGGCGCTGGTGCATGGCGGCCCGGGGCGCGCCGGCGGGGGCGAGGAGATGGGCGGCATGCGTGGCGTGCACCATTACCTGCAGCGCACGGCCTTGCAGGGCTCGCCCGCCAAGCTTTCGGCGCTGACCCGCCAATGGGGTGCAGGGGCGCCGACCCGCACGGACGGCCCGCACCCCTTCCGCCGCTCCTTCGACGAGCTGGCCATCGGCGATACGGTGGAAACGCCTTCGCGCGTCATCACCCTCGGCGACATCGAGCATTTCGCGCACTTCACCGGCGACACCTTCTACGCCCACATGGACGAGGAGGCTGCCAAGGCGAACCCCTTCTTTCCCGGCCGCGTGGCGCATGGCTACCTGATCCTGTCCTTTGCCGCCGGGCTGTTCGTGGACCCCGCGCCGGGGCCACTGCTGGCCAATTACGGGCTGGAGCGGCTGCGCTTCCTAAAGCCCGTCTCGCCGGGCGACAGCATCCGCGTGCGGCTGACGGTTAAGGCCAAGCGCCTCGGCCGCCTGCCGGAATACGGCGAGGTGCGCTGGGACGCCGAGGTCTTCAACCAGCACGACGAGACGGTGGCGCAATACGACGTGCTGACCATGAGCGCGCGTGCCCCCTAGAGCGGCAGCGCCGTCACGTTCTTGATCTCGCGCAGCGCGAAGTGCGAAGAGATGTGCTGGATGGCGGGATTGGTGAACACCGCTTCCTGCAGGAAGCGCTCGTAATGCGCGGCGTCGCGCACCACGGCGCGGATGATGTAGTCGGCGCTGCCGGTCATCGAGAAGCATTGCAGCACTTCGGGCCGCTCCAGGATGGCGCGCTCGAAGTCGCGCATCGCCTCGCGCTGGTGCTTGATCAGCGTGACATTGGCGAAGACCGTCTGGCCGAAGCCGAGCTTGGCGGCGTCCAGCCGCGCCACGTAGTCCAGCACCAGCCCGGCATCCTGCATCGCCTTGATCCGCCGCCAGGTGGGCGAGGCGGACAGGCCGATGGAATCGGCGATCTCCTGCACGCTCAGCCGCGCGTTCTTTTGCAGCGCCACCAGAATGGCACGCTCGAAGCCGTCCAGTTCGACGGGTTGGGACATGCGGGCTTTCCTTCCACCGCGCGGCGGCATGATCGACCCCGAAAGGGCTGGTTGTGGAAATATCATGCCCCGATTGCCGCCGCGCCAGCTAAAACAGGCACGGTTTCTCCCCGGATCGCGGTCTAGCCTCCTTTCAAGAATAAACGGCGCCGTGTGCCGCGACGGGAGTGGAAGCGATGGGGTCCTTGTCAGCCAACATGCCACGCGTGGCGGGCGAAAGCCGCGTCGCGCCGGACTGGCGCCGCGTCGCCTATCTGCTGCACGTATCCCGCGCGCTGGACGCG includes the following:
- a CDS encoding 3-hydroxyacyl-CoA dehydrogenase NAD-binding domain-containing protein, whose amino-acid sequence is MSQNDTAVSVTRQGGVALVRIDHAPVNALSGPVRRGLLAAARALAADAAVAAVVIHGGPGRFIAGADIKEMDLPLDEPVLPEVIAAIEAIPQPVVAAIDGAALGGGLEIAMACDLRLAAPKASVGLVETRLGIIPGSGGTQRLPRLVGTAKAIELIGQARVLRAPEAVALGILDAVVEGDLLAEAVRQAPSTAKRVVSRLPVPPGDAAAEDAAAHAALKAGRGVPAIAAAVTLLRETASMDFAPGLARERAVFLPLRASDEAAALRHLFLAEREAARVPGLEGVAPRAVAAVGVIGGGTMGSGIAMAVADAGLPVVVIERDAQAAEACGTRLREAYDAQAARGRLGAAEAAARAARIRPTDDWSALADADLIIEAAFEDMSVKEDIFRRLDGVAKHGAVMATNTSYLDPDAIAAFTSRPRDVLGLHFFAPANVMKLLEVVHAADTAPAVLATGIAFGKKLGKLPVVSRVCEGFIGNRIYAAYRRHAEYLVMDGASPEQVDAALRDYGFAMGLFAVGDMSGLDIAWAMRKRRAATRDPAERYVAIADRLCEDGRLGRKTGAGWYSYADGKAAPDPAVEAIVAAERRAAGVTPRAFTTEQIQHRLLAVMANEGAKILEEGIALRPSDIDLVFTNGYGFPRLKGGPMFAADRQGLGAVLAEAEAAHAAGGAGSEPATLLRELTGDGTTFKQWQRGRAPG
- the paaZ gene encoding phenylacetic acid degradation bifunctional protein PaaZ, which gives rise to MALTLQSFAEGHWVPAGADAVDIPSAVDGRVVATASSTGLDFAAMARFARMVGGPALRAMTFHQRAELLKRLAVHLTERKEALYELSFDTGATRRDSWIDIDGGIGTLFAYASRGRKELPSERFILDGAFEPLSRQGSFVGAHILSPLHGVAVHVNAFNFPCWGLLEKLAPALLAGMPVISKPATSTAYVAHAMVAMIVESGILPPGALQFVAGSTGDLLDHLTGQDVVSFTGSAATSGKLRDHPAVSRNAVRFIAERDSLNAAILGSDAAPESPEFDLFVKEVAREMTAKAGQKCTAIRRVIVPRAQVQAVRDALAARLARQRIGNPRDEAVTMGPLSSQGQRRDVRAQVAELARDAEIVFGDPARVEVSGANAERGAFLSPLLLHCADPIRAERVHHVEAFGPVATLLPYDDLDQAVMLAQRGEGSLVASAFSYDPAVTEQLVMGLAPFHGRLYLLDRDSAKEGTGHGSPLPALVHGGPGRAGGGEEMGGMRGVHHYLQRTALQGSPAKLSALTRQWGAGAPTRTDGPHPFRRSFDELAIGDTVETPSRVITLGDIEHFAHFTGDTFYAHMDEEAAKANPFFPGRVAHGYLILSFAAGLFVDPAPGPLLANYGLERLRFLKPVSPGDSIRVRLTVKAKRLGRLPEYGEVRWDAEVFNQHDETVAQYDVLTMSARAP
- a CDS encoding Lrp/AsnC family transcriptional regulator gives rise to the protein MSQPVELDGFERAILVALQKNARLSVQEIADSIGLSASPTWRRIKAMQDAGLVLDYVARLDAAKLGFGQTVFANVTLIKHQREAMRDFERAILERPEVLQCFSMTGSADYIIRAVVRDAAHYERFLQEAVFTNPAIQHISSHFALREIKNVTALPL